The following proteins are encoded in a genomic region of Drosophila bipectinata strain 14024-0381.07 chromosome XL, DbipHiC1v2, whole genome shotgun sequence:
- the LOC108126494 gene encoding uncharacterized protein: MFRPQYNFKIIVVGDSDVGKSCILMRFAAGRFSGQNNSTVGIDFKVRSVELGGTSVNLQIWDTAGEERFRSLIPSYYRRAHGILLVYDLTSLESLRNLDEWLSEIGRYCPKGVCVMMVGNKCDDLDNRRVSQAQGIDFAARRGLGFREVSAKSGMNIADAVLSLALDIYNTRILEPPVAQCLLPQPGWDASINIEDEEAKYDGPEHWRRLREDRSAIRLTGGTDQRIQNFNSCC, translated from the coding sequence ATGTTCCGACCACAATACAACTTCAAGATCATCGTCGTGGGGGACTCTGATGTGGGCAAGTCCTGCATCCTGATGCGCTTCGCGGCAGGACGTTTCAGTGGCCAAAATAATTCCACCGTGGGCATTGACTTCAAGGTACGCAGCGTGGAGCTGGGCGGGACCAGCGTTAATCTACAAATCTGGGACACGGCCGGTGAGGAGCGTTTCCGATCGCTTATTCCGTCCTATTACCGGCGAGCCCATGGCATCCTGCTGGTCTACGACCTCACATCGTTGGAGAGCTTGCGCAACTTGGACGAATGGCTGTCTGAGATCGGAAGGTACTGTCCGAAGGGCGTCTGCGTGATGATGGTCGGGAATAAGTGCGATGATTTGGACAACCGTCGTGTGTCCCAGGCACAGGGTATTGACTTTGCTGCCAGACGGGGCCTCGGCTTCCGCGAAGTGTCCGCCAAAAGTGGCATGAACATCGCAGATGCCGTCCTATCCCTGGCTTTGGATATCTACAATACCCGGATACTGGAGCCCCCCGTTGCTCAATGTTTGCTCCCACAACCCGGCTGGGATGCCAGCATCAATATCGAGGATGAGGAGGCAAAATACGATGGACCGGAGCACTGGCGACGATTGCGGGAAGATCGTTCGGCGATACGTCTGACAGGCGGGACTGACCAGAGAATCCAGAACTTCAATTCctgttgttaa